A section of the Mangifera indica cultivar Alphonso chromosome 12, CATAS_Mindica_2.1, whole genome shotgun sequence genome encodes:
- the LOC123193327 gene encoding uncharacterized protein LOC123193327, with protein sequence MLLLLRSDGGGEKLGNWRGGNGVGLTMELLCATRNTGDLWARGIGGGFSHESEHDLALMVSDFLENGSGGTDSRCSSDSDSGFSDLAHLADKISFYKHSVPRYEIDLMSVVNSLILSFKETELHVTKSGQCNGSCIRSSLVKLLRLSGYDAAVCSTRWQGSDKVPGGDHQYIDVLNYNNTATSERLIIDIDFRSHFEIARAVDSYDRILKSLPVVYVGSLVRLKQFLQVMVEATRSSLNQNSMPLPPWRSLAYLQAKWQSPHQRFYEPDEQNINDNCSFDYTQCRGHLKRLQSSLHSEIDTERFLKPINSDNNWRLKIERHRHSLLRPL encoded by the exons ATGCTATTGTTGTTGCGATCAGACGGTGGGGGAGAGAAGCTGGGGAATTGGCGAGGAGGAAACGGCGTCGGATTGACAATGGAATTGCTGTGCGCGACGAGGAACACTGGAGACCTATGGGCTCGGGGAATCGGAGGAGGTTTTAGCCATGAGAGCGAGCATGATTTGGCGCTCATGGTTAGCGATTTTCTTGAAAATGGAAGCGGGGGCACTGATTCTCGCTGTAGCAGCGACTCCGATTCCGGCTTCTCCGATCTCGCTCACCTCGCAGATAAAATTTCC TTTTATAAGCATTCTGTGCCACGGTATGAGATAGACTTGATGTCGGTGGTTAATTCTCTCATATTATCGTTTAAAGAGACGGAGCTTCACGTTACCAAGTCAGGCCAATGTAACGGCAGTTGCATTAGGTCTTCACTGGTAAAGCTCTTGAGACTTTCCGGTTATGATGCTGCTGTGTGCTCGACGAGGTGGCAGGGCAGTGATAAGGTGCCAGGAG GTGATCATCAATATATTGATGTGCTAAATTACAATAATACGGCGACTTCTGAGCGTTTGATAATTGATATCGACTTTCGAAGCCATTTTGAAATAGCTAGAGCTGTTGATTCTTATGATAGAATATTGAAATCCCTCCCAGTTGTGTATGTGGGGTCTTTGGTAAGGTTGAAACAGTTCCTTCAAGTTATGGTCGAGGCGACAAGATCTTctttgaatcaaaattcaatgcCTCTTCCTCCATGGAGATCTCTCGCTTACTTGCAAGCCAAGTGGCAGTCCCCGCACCAGAGATTTTATGAACCAGATGAGCAGAATATCAATGACAACTGCTCGTTTGATTATACACAGTGCAGAGGACACTTAAAAAGGCTGCAGTCTTCTCTGCATTCTGAAATTGATACAGAGCGATTTTTGAAGCCAATAAACAGTGATAATAACTGGAGGTTGAAAATTGAGAGGCATCGGCATTCCTTGTTGAGACCCCTTTGA
- the LOC123193328 gene encoding DNA replication complex GINS protein PSF2 isoform X1 — MAGQSDSPISLFSPEEVEFMAEDELMEIVPNLRMDSLNFICGDFGPFFPQIPVKVPLWLAVALKKRGKCTIRPPQWMSVENLTQVLEAEREDQGTFQAVPFHYIEISRLLFDHAREDIPDIYMVRSLIEDIRDVRLHKVETNLEKFSATSAVKIAHLSAMEVNVVRPFVVRTLQAFYKHDNPVVMEDLDSISDRQPQGRQPQVPNNARRQPLKRR; from the exons ATGGCTGGTCAATCTGATTCTCCCATCTCTCTGTTCTCTCCAGAAGAG GTTGAGTTTATGGCGGAAGATGAATTAATGGAGATTGTGCCTAATTTGAGAATGGATTCTCTCAATTTCATCTGT GGTGATTTTGGTCCCTTCTTCCCTCAAATACCCGTTAAAGTGCCACTGTGGCTAGCCGTGGCTTTGAAGAAGAGAGGAAAATGCACAATTCGGCCTCCTCAGTGGATGTCAGTCG AAAATTTAACACAAGTTTTGGAGGCTGAACGAGAAGATCAAGGGACATTTCAGGCTGTACCATTCCATTACATTGAGATATCCAGACTTCTTTTTGACCA TGCACGTGAAGACATTCCTGACATATATATG GTGAGGTCCCTCATTGAAGACATCAGGGATGTACGGCTACATAAAGTTGAAACTAACTTGGAGAAATTTAGTGCTACATCTGCAGTGAAG ATTGCTCATCTGTCTGCAATGGAAGTGAATGTAGTTCGTCCATTTGTTGTGAGAACCCTGCAGGCATTCTACAAGCATGATAATCCAGTAGTGATGGAAGATTTAGACAGTATATCTGACAGACAACCACAAGGAAGACAGCCACAAGTACCTAATAATGCAAGAAGG CAACCTCTGAAGCGGCGATAA
- the LOC123193328 gene encoding DNA replication complex GINS protein PSF2 isoform X2, which translates to MAEDELMEIVPNLRMDSLNFICGDFGPFFPQIPVKVPLWLAVALKKRGKCTIRPPQWMSVENLTQVLEAEREDQGTFQAVPFHYIEISRLLFDHAREDIPDIYMVRSLIEDIRDVRLHKVETNLEKFSATSAVKIAHLSAMEVNVVRPFVVRTLQAFYKHDNPVVMEDLDSISDRQPQGRQPQVPNNARRQPLKRR; encoded by the exons ATGGCGGAAGATGAATTAATGGAGATTGTGCCTAATTTGAGAATGGATTCTCTCAATTTCATCTGT GGTGATTTTGGTCCCTTCTTCCCTCAAATACCCGTTAAAGTGCCACTGTGGCTAGCCGTGGCTTTGAAGAAGAGAGGAAAATGCACAATTCGGCCTCCTCAGTGGATGTCAGTCG AAAATTTAACACAAGTTTTGGAGGCTGAACGAGAAGATCAAGGGACATTTCAGGCTGTACCATTCCATTACATTGAGATATCCAGACTTCTTTTTGACCA TGCACGTGAAGACATTCCTGACATATATATG GTGAGGTCCCTCATTGAAGACATCAGGGATGTACGGCTACATAAAGTTGAAACTAACTTGGAGAAATTTAGTGCTACATCTGCAGTGAAG ATTGCTCATCTGTCTGCAATGGAAGTGAATGTAGTTCGTCCATTTGTTGTGAGAACCCTGCAGGCATTCTACAAGCATGATAATCCAGTAGTGATGGAAGATTTAGACAGTATATCTGACAGACAACCACAAGGAAGACAGCCACAAGTACCTAATAATGCAAGAAGG CAACCTCTGAAGCGGCGATAA
- the LOC123193329 gene encoding triosephosphate isomerase, cytosolic, with protein sequence MGRKFFVGGNWKCNGTTEEVKKIVNVINEGQVPSQDVVEVVISPPFVFLPLVKSLLRPDFHVAAQNCWVKKGGAFTGEVSAEMLVNLEIPWVILGHSERRLILNESNEFVGDKVKYALSQGIKVIACVGETLEQREAGTTMEIVAAQTKAIAERVSDWSNIVLAYEPVWAIGTGKVATPAQAQEVHFELRKWLHANISPEVAATTRIIYGGSVNGSNCKELAAQPDVDGFLVGGASLKPEFIEIIKSAEVKKSA encoded by the exons ATGGGCAGGAAGTTCTTCGTCGGCGGTAACTGGAAATGC AATGGAACCACGGAAGAAGTGAAGAAGATCGTTAATGTAATCAACGAAGGCCAAGTGCCATCTCAAGATGTCGTTG AGGTGGTGATTAGCCCACCGTTTGTGTTTCTTCCACTGGTGAAGAGTTTGTTGAGGCCTGATTTTCACGTTGCGGCTCAAAATTGTTGGGTGAAGAAGGGAGGTGCCTTCACCGGTGAGGTTAG TGCGGAGATGCTTGTCAATTTGGAAATTCCTTGGGTTATTCTTGGCCATTCTGAAAGGAGACTTATCTTAAATGAATCAAACGAG TTTGTAGGAGATAAAGTTAAGTATGCACTTTCTCAAGGCATTAAGGTGATTGCTTGTGTTGGTGAGACTCTTGAGCAGCGTGAGGCAGGGACTACAATGGAAATTGTTGCTGCTCAAACTAAAGCAATTGCAG AACGAGTCTCAGATTGGTCAAACATTGTTTTGGCCTATGAACCTGTGTGGGCTATTGGAACTGGAAAAGTTGCTACTCCAGCTCAAGCTCAGGAA GTTCACTTTGAACTGAGGAAATGGCTCCATGCAAACATCAGTCCTGAGGTTGCTGCAACAACCCGGATAATATATGGAG GATCTGTAAATGGTTCAAACTGCAAGGAATTGGCAGCTCAGCCCGATGTTGATGGATTTTTGGTGGGTGGAGCTTCTCTGAAG CCGGAGTTCATTGAGATTATCAAGTCTGCCGAGGTGAAGAAAAGTGCCTGA
- the LOC123193330 gene encoding receptor-like cytoplasmic kinase 176, whose protein sequence is MGCCWGSQIKAESTLHTGTTSRYRSRDVNGSSVSCSRVSSVSVPRTEGEILQSSNLKSFSFNELKTATRNFRPDSVLGEGGFGSVFKGWIDEHTFAPAKPGTGIVIAVKRLNQEGFQGHQEWLTEIKHLGQLSHPNLVRLIGYCLEDGHRLLVYEFMPKGSLENHLFRKGSYFQPLSWNLRMKVALGAAKGLAFLHSNEAKVIFRDFKTSNVLLDSNHNPKLSDFGLAKDGPTGNASHVSTRVMGTYGYAAPEYIATGHLTTKSDVYSFGVVLLEMLTGRQAIDKNRPSGEQNLVEWAKPYLQSKRRIFQVMDPRIEGQYSRSAALKAAALTFVCLSSEAKYRPTMDEVVKALEQLQDSNDTGSSGNEPPK, encoded by the exons ATGGGGTGTTGCTGGGGTTCTCAAATCAAAGCTGAAAGTACTCTTCACACTG GAACAACTTCGAGATACCGTAGCCGAGATGTGAATGGTTCAAGTGTTTCATGCAGCAGGGTCTCATCGGTTTCGGTGCCTCGAACTGAGGGAGAGATCTTGCAGTCCTCTAATTTGAAGAGTTTCAGCTTCAATGAACTGAAAACAGCCACCAGGAACTTCCGTCCAGATAGTGTTTTGGGTGAAGGTGGATTTGGTAGTGTCTTTAAAGGCTGGATTGATGAGCATACCTTCGCGCCCGCCAAGCCTGGCACAGGCATTGTTATTGCTGTAAAGAGGCTCAATCAAGAGGGCTTCCAGGGTCACCAGGAATGGCTG ACTGAAATCAAACACCTGGGGCAGCTGTCTCATCCTAATCTTGTGAGATTGATCGGTTACTGCTTAGAGGATGGCCACCGGCTTTTGGTGTATGAGTTTATGCCCAAGGGAAGCTTAGAGAACCATCTGTTCAGAA AAGGCTCTTATTTCCAGCCGCTGTCATGGAACCTCCGTATGAAAGTTGCTCTTGGTGCTGCAAAGGGTCTAGCATTCCTGCATAGCAACGAGGCAAAAGTGATATTTCGAGACTTCAAAACTTCTAATGTCCTGCTTGATTCA aaCCACAATCCTAAGCTCTCTGATTTTGGGTTGGCCAAGGATGGGCCAACAGGTAATGCTAGCCATGTCTCCACAAGGGTTATGGGTACCTATGGGTATGCAGCTCCAGAATATATAGCCACAG GTCATTTAACTACCAAAAGTGATGTATACAGTTTCGGGGTTGTTCTCCTTGAAATGTTAACTGGCAGACAAGCAATTGATAAGAATAGGCCATCAGGAGAGCAAAATTTAGTTGAATGGGCTAAGCCTTACCTTCAAAGCAAGCGCAGAATTTTCCAAGTTATGGATCCTCGTATTGAAGGTCAGTATTCACGCAGTGCAGCATTAAAAGCAGCTGCACTCACATTTGTATGCCTATCATCAGAAGCCAAGTACAGGCCAACCATGGATGAGGTAGTAAAAGCATTGGAGCAACTTCAAGACTCCAATGACACAGGGTCCTCTGGAAATGAACCCCCTAAATGA